The Chryseobacterium shigense region TGCCTCTTCTGCTGCTGCCAGCGTTGTGTTTCCAAAAACACCGATTTTTGTTTCCTCCTGTTTGAAGTCCGGAAAATTCTGCTGAAGAGATTTGATTCCCTGCGGGCTAAAGAAAATCAGCATATCATAATCCTTAGCATTGATGTCCGTAAGATCACTGCATACCGTTCTGTACATAATAGCTCTGGTCCAGTCTACATTAGCTGTTTCCATTGTTTTTACGATATCCGGGCTCAGAACATCCGAAGACGGCAGAAGATATTTTTCAGTAGGGAATTTTTTAAACAGAGGTAACAGATCCGAAAAGTTTTTCTCTCCGAAGCTGATCTTTCTCTTTCTATAAACAATATGTTTCTGAAGATAGTTGGCGATTGCCTCAGACTGGCAGATGTATCTCATCGTATCCGGAACTGAAAAACGCAATTCTTCGGCAAGCCTGAAATAATGGTCTATCGCATTTTTGCTGGTGAAAATGATTCCAGTATACTGCGTCAGATCTATCTTCTGAGTTCTGAGTTCTTTGTTGTCTACTCCTTCGACATGGATGAAAGGACGGAAATCAATTTTTATTTTTTCCTTCTTTGCTATATCCAGATATGGAGAAGACTCACTAGGCGCTGGTTGAGAAACCAATATGGACTTTATTCTCATCATTGACTTTTATTAAAAAAATAACAACTTCCAAAGCAACAATAAAGGTGCAATTTGGAGGGTGCAAATATACAAAAATTTATAATACCATTTTTCGGGAAGTATATTGTTTTTGTGAAACAAATAGAAGAAAATCTTGAAAACCGCCACGAATGCAAAGAAGTAGAAGTAGTATAAAAATATTTTATTTCTGTCCACGGGGAAATAATAGTGGGCTACACATAAAATTATTAACAAAAATGACAGAATGAAGTAAAATTTCGTCGAGGTAAAATAAAAAACAGACCATTTTCTGCCATCACCAATACTTTGGTAAAATAAAAAGCCCAGTGCAGATTTGGAGACATAAAAAAATACAACTGCCAGCAGAGTATATCCGAATTTATTAACCTGGTAACCGAAAAGCTGCAGATCGCTGATGTATTTCGGAACTATGGGTATATATTGTGAAAGCAGGGCAGATAAGGTAAGTGCCGTTACGCAGGAAGTAA contains the following coding sequences:
- a CDS encoding uroporphyrinogen-III synthase, with amino-acid sequence MRIKSILVSQPAPSESSPYLDIAKKEKIKIDFRPFIHVEGVDNKELRTQKIDLTQYTGIIFTSKNAIDHYFRLAEELRFSVPDTMRYICQSEAIANYLQKHIVYRKRKISFGEKNFSDLLPLFKKFPTEKYLLPSSDVLSPDIVKTMETANVDWTRAIMYRTVCSDLTDINAKDYDMLIFFSPQGIKSLQQNFPDFKQEETKIGVFGNTTLAAAEEAGLTVDLMAPTKETPSMTMALEKYIKALHK
- a CDS encoding DUF4271 domain-containing protein — protein: MLLSQNFINHVRIPENNDWVIFILIGCIFLYVFMMNIIERDASLKDFLLQKYFDASNNLPSWIITSCVTALTLSALLSQYIPIVPKYISDLQLFGYQVNKFGYTLLAVVFFYVSKSALGFLFYQSIGDGRKWSVFYFTSTKFYFILSFLLIILCVAHYYFPVDRNKIFLYYFYFFAFVAVFKIFFYLFHKNNILPEKWYYKFLYICTLQIAPLLLLWKLLFF